A section of the Lampris incognitus isolate fLamInc1 chromosome 8, fLamInc1.hap2, whole genome shotgun sequence genome encodes:
- the LOC130116362 gene encoding odorant receptor 131-2-like gives MANVTSGLLPRQDMMVFAIMSVGSSCTFLYINGVLLFTLRSRPVFCETSRYILLFNLLLADTAQLTLGETLYLLAACRIRPTLYLCGVLVMTSMLVATISPLTLMVMSVERYVAVCLPLRHAEIVTIRSTAVAINTIWVFSLVNILIRIFILLSLKHDILSSQPMRHFCSKEAFFFAPMSYYYDKAYSGFVFISVGLTIILSYIGVMLVARSASTDKASAIKAGKTLLLHLIQLGLILPSTIHSVVLTLLAITADKLLVVRLHNIFFVICHILPRCLSALIYGLRDQTIRHVLMSYFSCQQKCSVFPTNANTNCMLE, from the coding sequence ATGGCCAATGTTACCAGTGGCCTGTTACCAAGACAAGACATGATGGTATTTGCCATTATGTCAGTCGGGTCTAGCTGTACTTTCCTCTACATAAATGGTGTTCTTTTGTTCACACTGAGAAGCAGGCCAGTGTTCTGTGAGACCTCCCGTTACATTCTGCTCTTCAACCTCCTACTCGCAGACACAGCTCAGCTCACATTGGGCGAAACTCTTTACTTACTGGCTGCTTGCAGAATAAGACCGACGCTCTACCTGTGTGGTGTTTTAGTCATGACCTCGATGCTCGTGGCAACCATTTCCCCTCTCACGCTGATGGTGATGTCAGTGGAGAGATACGTGGCCGTGTGCTTGCCACTGAGACACGCAGAAATTGTCACCATCAGGAGTACAGCTGTGGCCATCAACACCATTTGGGTCTTCAGTTTAGTTAATATCCTCATCCGGATTTTTATTTTACTAAGTCTGAAACATGACATCTTATCCAGTCAGCCCATGAGGCATTTCTGTTCCAaggaggcttttttttttgcaccaatgTCTTATTACTATGATAAAGCCTATTCTGGCTTTGTCTTCATATCAGTAGGGTTGACAATTATTCTCTCTTATATTGGCGTGATGCTTGTAGCCAGGTCTGCATCCACAGACAAAGCTTCAGCCATTAAGGCAGGTAAAACACTCTTGCTCCACCTGATACAGCTTGGTTTGATTCTTCCCTCTACTATACACTCTGTCGTCCTCACACTCTTAGCAATTACAGCAGACAAGTTACTGGTGGTGCGTCTCCACAACATTTTCTTTGTTATCTGCCACATCCTCCCCAGGTGTTTGAGTGCTCTAATCTATGGCCTCAGAGACCAAACCATCAGACATGTTCTCATGTCTTACTTCAGCTGTCAACAGAAATGTTCGGTTTTCCCCACAAACGCTAATACCAACTGCATGTTAGAATAA